A portion of the Stella humosa genome contains these proteins:
- a CDS encoding YcgN family cysteine cluster protein — protein MTPPDSPADPAPFWKTKRLGQMTPAEWESLCDGCGRCCLLKFYEPEEDRYLFTDVACRLLDLETCRCSSYATRQSIVKDCIKLTPRNIRRLRWVPPTCAYRLVAEGRDLYWWHPLVSGDPETVHAAGISARGRIVSETGVPEEALEERIVAWPSERP, from the coding sequence ATGACGCCCCCCGACAGTCCGGCCGACCCGGCACCTTTCTGGAAGACCAAGCGACTCGGCCAGATGACGCCGGCCGAATGGGAATCGCTGTGCGACGGCTGCGGCCGCTGCTGCCTGCTGAAGTTCTACGAGCCCGAAGAAGACCGGTATCTCTTCACCGATGTCGCCTGCCGCCTGCTGGACCTGGAAACTTGCCGCTGTTCGAGCTATGCGACGCGGCAATCGATCGTGAAGGACTGCATCAAGCTGACGCCGCGCAACATCCGCCGGCTGCGCTGGGTGCCGCCGACCTGCGCCTACCGCCTGGTGGCGGAGGGTCGCGATCTCTATTGGTGGCATCCGCTGGTATCGGGCGACCCGGAAACGGTCCACGCCGCCGGCATCTCCGCGCGCGGCCGCATCGTCTCCGAGACGGGCGTGCCCGAGGAGGCGCTCGAGGAGCGGATCGTCGCCTGGCCATCGGAGCGACCATGA
- a CDS encoding 2-hydroxychromene-2-carboxylate isomerase: protein MAMIIDYYMSHNSPWAYLGSRRFADIAARAGATVQVRPVDFGRIFPQSGGLPLPKRAPQRQAYRLVELGRWSSHLGVPLTLHPKAFPSPEGARVGMVLALRESAGDAAAMRLSHGFMAALWADDADVNDPAVLDQVASRLGFDGPALRARGQEPAIAALFEADTERAIAAGVFGAPSYVVDGEIFWGQDRLEFLARRLGA, encoded by the coding sequence ATGGCCATGATCATCGACTACTACATGTCGCACAACTCGCCCTGGGCCTATCTCGGGTCCCGGCGCTTCGCTGACATCGCGGCGCGGGCCGGGGCCACGGTCCAGGTCCGGCCGGTCGATTTCGGCCGCATCTTCCCACAGTCCGGCGGCTTGCCGCTGCCCAAGCGGGCGCCCCAGCGCCAGGCCTATCGCTTGGTCGAGCTCGGCCGCTGGAGCAGCCACCTGGGCGTGCCGCTGACCCTGCATCCCAAGGCCTTCCCGTCGCCCGAGGGCGCGCGGGTGGGGATGGTGCTGGCGCTGCGGGAAAGTGCGGGGGATGCCGCCGCCATGCGCCTGTCGCATGGTTTCATGGCGGCCCTTTGGGCCGACGACGCCGACGTGAACGATCCGGCCGTCCTGGACCAGGTGGCGTCGCGGCTCGGCTTCGACGGCCCGGCGCTCCGTGCCCGCGGCCAGGAGCCGGCGATCGCGGCCCTGTTCGAGGCGGATACCGAGCGCGCGATCGCGGCCGGCGTCTTCGGCGCGCCGTCCTACGTCGTGGACGGTGAAATATTCTGGGGCCAGGACCGGCTGGAATTTCTGGCAAGGCGGCTCGGCGCGTGA
- a CDS encoding GNAT family N-acetyltransferase: MSDPAKPDTVTTERLTLRPFTLDDLPAYVRIRDEASVRGWLRSPDEPAAVIAERSLRHFMDEWDQRGYGPWAVIDRRTGDLLGHHGLRRLPEFDGETEILYTLTERVRRQGIGVEAGRAALAYGFETLGLDRVMAITLHDNLASRGVMERLGLTYRRDTVFKGHDVVYYALDREDWLAAKAA, from the coding sequence ATGAGCGACCCTGCAAAGCCTGACACCGTCACCACGGAGCGGCTGACCCTCCGTCCCTTCACCCTGGACGACCTGCCGGCCTATGTCCGCATCCGCGACGAGGCGTCGGTGCGCGGCTGGCTGCGCTCGCCCGACGAGCCGGCGGCCGTGATCGCCGAGCGTTCGCTGCGGCATTTCATGGACGAGTGGGACCAGCGCGGCTACGGCCCCTGGGCCGTCATCGACCGCCGCACCGGCGACCTCCTGGGCCATCACGGCCTGCGCCGCCTGCCGGAGTTCGATGGCGAGACCGAGATCCTCTACACCCTGACCGAGCGGGTGCGCCGCCAGGGCATCGGCGTCGAGGCCGGGCGGGCGGCACTTGCCTACGGTTTCGAGACGCTGGGGCTCGACCGGGTCATGGCGATCACCCTGCACGACAACCTGGCCTCGCGCGGGGTGATGGAGCGGCTGGGCCTGACCTATCGGCGGGATACCGTCTTCAAGGGCCACGACGTCGTCTATTACGCGCTCGACCGGGAAGACTGGCTGGCGGCCAAGGCCGCGTAG
- a CDS encoding Hpt domain-containing protein, whose product MNDSPLLPPMPPLPIEPALIQGYLVYLGPEETRSVVQEVASSAETLLDRIALAVASADHARTRNLAHDIAGTFGSLGLAIHAAMARAIETGCEQMGEAALGQRMAALMAARGRIAPSALALLDRLLAEPGDER is encoded by the coding sequence ATGAACGATTCCCCGCTTCTGCCGCCCATGCCGCCCCTACCGATAGAGCCCGCGCTGATCCAGGGCTACCTCGTCTATCTCGGGCCGGAGGAAACCCGCTCCGTCGTCCAGGAGGTGGCGAGCAGCGCCGAGACGCTGCTGGACCGCATCGCGCTTGCCGTCGCCAGCGCCGACCACGCGCGGACCCGGAACTTGGCGCATGACATCGCCGGGACGTTCGGCAGCCTGGGCCTGGCCATCCATGCCGCGATGGCGCGCGCCATCGAGACCGGGTGCGAGCAGATGGGCGAGGCGGCGCTGGGGCAGCGCATGGCGGCCCTGATGGCCGCGCGCGGGCGGATCGCGCCCTCGGCCCTGGCCTTGCTGGATCGCCTGCTCGCCGAGCCGGGGGACGAACGATGA
- a CDS encoding M10 family metallopeptidase C-terminal domain-containing protein: protein MARIVAGEAGRGGADQGCGCGACQAASGAGEAGGQAAGPYTSGDPGDSGNAAAILSAGGGWSTRNLTFSFASAVPGYYRSGASERNGFTELTPVQKAGVVAALAQIEKVTGLRFTEDTVPGDGPGDLVFGGAKLPDGVGAWGYLPQESRIGGDVWLSTAFANNKVPQPGSVAFARLLHEIGHALGLKHSGDYDSTGKDAAGPFLPEAQDNRQFTMMAYDPHPAYADTRPSTLLAFDIAALQSLYGANPTTGLGDTVYEWAPDRAVIAAIWDAGGQDRLDASNHDRAVTLDLRPGQFSSVGATDAGAPGRDNIAIAFGTRIEDATGGRGGDRIVGNDLANRLDGGGGDDTIAGGLGDDTILGGAGQDLARFAGQRSQYELGWDDEWLVVAGPDGRDRLLAVERLAFDDQEIEVPVAPVVGAPAPAPAALLPSPGLSADDVMLVEGHAGQRIATVTVRLDHASDGPVTVDWLTWGLTARKGQDYVGDEGTLVFAAGQTEAAIAVRIIGDRVREAEEALEIRFQNAVGAAIADDRARITIRDDDGPLVGLLGDRGDDAMPAAYADPWLF, encoded by the coding sequence ATGGCGAGGATCGTGGCCGGAGAAGCCGGCCGGGGCGGGGCGGATCAGGGGTGCGGCTGCGGTGCGTGCCAGGCTGCCTCGGGCGCCGGCGAGGCCGGTGGCCAGGCTGCGGGTCCCTACACTTCGGGCGATCCCGGCGATTCCGGCAATGCCGCGGCGATCCTGTCGGCCGGCGGCGGCTGGTCGACGCGAAATTTGACGTTCAGTTTCGCCAGTGCGGTGCCGGGCTACTACCGCAGCGGTGCATCCGAACGGAACGGCTTCACGGAACTGACGCCGGTCCAGAAGGCGGGCGTGGTGGCGGCACTCGCTCAGATTGAGAAAGTGACAGGGCTTCGCTTCACCGAGGACACGGTGCCGGGCGACGGTCCCGGCGATCTCGTGTTCGGTGGGGCGAAGCTGCCCGACGGCGTCGGCGCCTGGGGCTACCTGCCGCAGGAGTCGCGGATCGGCGGCGATGTCTGGCTGTCGACCGCGTTTGCCAACAACAAGGTGCCCCAGCCGGGCTCGGTCGCCTTCGCCCGCCTGCTGCACGAGATCGGCCACGCGCTGGGCCTGAAGCACAGCGGCGACTATGACAGTACCGGCAAGGATGCCGCCGGCCCGTTCCTGCCCGAGGCCCAGGACAACCGGCAATTCACGATGATGGCCTATGATCCCCACCCGGCCTATGCCGATACCCGGCCCTCGACGCTGCTGGCCTTCGATATCGCGGCCCTGCAGTCGCTGTACGGCGCCAACCCGACGACCGGGCTGGGCGACACCGTCTACGAATGGGCGCCGGACCGGGCGGTGATCGCGGCCATCTGGGATGCCGGTGGCCAGGATCGGCTGGACGCGTCGAACCACGACCGCGCCGTCACGCTCGACCTCCGTCCCGGCCAGTTCAGCTCGGTCGGCGCGACCGATGCCGGGGCGCCCGGTCGCGACAACATCGCCATCGCCTTCGGCACCCGGATCGAGGATGCGACCGGCGGCCGTGGCGGCGACCGTATCGTCGGCAACGACTTGGCCAATCGACTCGACGGCGGCGGCGGCGACGACACGATCGCCGGCGGCCTCGGCGACGACACGATCCTGGGTGGCGCGGGGCAGGACCTGGCCCGGTTCGCCGGCCAGCGCAGCCAGTACGAACTGGGCTGGGACGACGAATGGCTGGTGGTGGCCGGCCCGGACGGCCGCGACCGCCTGCTGGCGGTGGAGCGCCTGGCCTTCGACGACCAGGAGATCGAAGTGCCCGTTGCGCCGGTGGTTGGCGCCCCGGCTCCGGCCCCGGCCGCGCTGTTGCCGTCGCCCGGCCTCTCGGCCGACGACGTCATGCTGGTCGAGGGGCATGCCGGGCAGCGCATCGCGACGGTGACGGTGCGCCTCGACCACGCCTCGGATGGGCCGGTCACGGTCGACTGGCTGACCTGGGGCCTGACCGCCCGGAAAGGGCAGGACTATGTCGGCGACGAAGGCACGCTCGTCTTCGCGGCCGGCCAGACCGAGGCCGCGATCGCGGTCAGGATCATCGGCGACCGCGTGCGCGAGGCCGAGGAGGCGCTGGAGATCCGGTTCCAGAATGCGGTCGGCGCCGCCATCGCCGACGACCGGGCGCGCATCACCATCCGCGACGATGACGGCCCGCTGGTTGGCCTCCTGGGCGATCGGGGCGACGATGCGATGCCGGCGGCCTATGCCGACCCCTGGCTCTTCTGA
- a CDS encoding sigma-54-dependent transcriptional regulator — MSRDQSAPDILLVEDEPSLAHLYARLLGAAGWTVATATGAAEARRLLAGEPRAVVLDLNLPDADGMELLQEITGRRPAPTVIVVTVRGSIRTAVDAMRFGAYDFLVKPVASERLTTTVRNALDRSRLIRLVDDLTDGTRDGLGGMIGSAPAMQAVYRMILMIAQSAAPVLITGESGTGKELCAEAIHRFGRRSAAPLVAVNCGAIPQALAESELFGHVRGAFTGATADRVGAVAQAEGGTLFLDEIGELEPDLQVKLLRFTQTMTYRRVGDDGSTQADIRLVCATNRRLAGEVAAGRFREDLFYRVNVLAIDMPPLRDRDDDVVRLARHFLDRFAGEEGKRFEGLTAEAEGLLRSYPWPGNVRQLQNVIRALAVLARPGTIDGATLATFLHAGGADVAAAAPTTAAPAQPDPRLVRPLAELENAAIEAALAAFGGNVTRAARALGIGPATIYRKRGRPGGVDVSE, encoded by the coding sequence ATGAGCCGCGACCAGTCGGCGCCGGATATCCTGCTGGTCGAGGACGAGCCGAGCCTGGCCCATCTCTATGCCCGCCTGCTGGGTGCCGCCGGCTGGACGGTGGCGACCGCGACGGGTGCCGCCGAGGCGCGGCGCCTGCTGGCGGGCGAGCCGCGAGCCGTCGTCCTCGACCTCAACCTGCCCGACGCCGACGGGATGGAGCTGCTGCAGGAGATCACGGGGCGCCGGCCGGCGCCGACCGTCATCGTCGTCACCGTCCGTGGCTCTATCCGCACGGCGGTCGATGCCATGCGCTTCGGCGCCTACGACTTCCTGGTGAAGCCGGTGGCGTCCGAACGACTGACGACGACGGTGCGCAACGCGCTCGACCGATCGCGGCTGATCCGCCTGGTCGACGACCTGACCGACGGCACGCGCGACGGGCTGGGCGGCATGATCGGCTCGGCCCCGGCGATGCAGGCGGTCTATCGCATGATCCTGATGATCGCCCAGAGTGCGGCGCCCGTGCTCATCACCGGCGAGAGCGGCACCGGCAAGGAGTTGTGCGCGGAGGCCATCCATCGCTTCGGGCGACGGTCCGCGGCGCCGCTGGTTGCCGTCAATTGCGGCGCCATTCCCCAGGCCCTGGCCGAGAGCGAGCTGTTCGGCCATGTCCGCGGCGCCTTCACCGGGGCCACCGCCGATCGCGTCGGCGCCGTCGCCCAGGCGGAGGGCGGGACGCTCTTCCTGGACGAGATCGGCGAGCTGGAGCCCGACCTCCAGGTCAAGCTCCTGCGCTTCACCCAGACCATGACCTATCGCCGGGTCGGCGACGACGGCTCGACGCAGGCCGACATCCGGCTGGTCTGCGCCACCAACCGGCGGCTGGCGGGCGAGGTCGCGGCCGGCCGGTTCCGCGAGGACCTGTTCTATCGCGTGAATGTGCTGGCGATCGACATGCCGCCGCTGCGCGACCGCGACGACGACGTGGTGCGCCTGGCCCGGCATTTCCTCGACCGGTTCGCCGGCGAGGAGGGCAAGCGCTTCGAAGGACTGACGGCCGAGGCCGAGGGCCTGCTGCGCAGCTATCCCTGGCCGGGCAATGTCCGCCAGCTCCAGAACGTCATCCGGGCGCTGGCCGTGCTGGCCCGGCCCGGCACCATCGACGGGGCGACGCTGGCGACCTTCCTGCATGCCGGCGGCGCCGACGTCGCCGCCGCCGCGCCGACGACGGCCGCCCCGGCCCAGCCCGACCCGCGGCTGGTGCGCCCGCTGGCCGAGCTGGAGAATGCGGCGATCGAGGCCGCCCTGGCGGCCTTCGGCGGCAACGTCACCCGGGCTGCGCGCGCGCTCGGTATCGGTCCGGCGACGATCTATCGGAAACGCGGCCGGCCGGGCGGCGTCGATGTCTCAGAATGA
- a CDS encoding ATP-binding protein — translation MPDREAHRPPRPSDRLPPRLAGRRSTVWVAAAGVGLVIVAIWVAILAESRQAHRRELDYGGSIVGNLAIAFAAHVDRTLLGIDQSLLAIRDEMERTPAGLDFAAAVAGAPALRNIDVAIVELDREGFLVGSNRGPAGQPTSMADYFFFAAHQSGGDRLVVGEPIVSPITLRCNFFASRPILDRSGRQTGVLAVSISPGYLIDLFNSVSLGDNGAVALIGDSGIVWARAGSARPGCGRRMQDLPGMVTAYRLNQGLLSVPSPLDGVERLVGFHRVSDLPLQVFVGMAMGDVLADARRETLRYVAFGLVLTVLLLGGMTFVVREMARRQRIQATLRRLNQRLVESRRMAEARSDEMAAAVMHGRDGISIFDADRRLVLSNYVHRRLLGYPEALARPGTPALEHMRFQAVRGDFGPTDDAEAEAQRQYQQFRTDTRLHFERVFPDGRHILYRRAITPAGSIVTVYRDVTEERRQVAELRQARTAAVVAAERKSELLGVVGHEIRTPMTGILGFLNLMRDTRLTTEQRGYLDIATSSSRALLALLDDLLTHSRIEAGRLQLQLADWHLDSLLQDSATLFRSVAARRGVEITVTAAPRLPAWLVTDGVRLRQVLGNLLANAVRMTRAGRITITADPVEAGDACWLRIAVSDRGPGVPDGEKTRIFEPYVQGRAAAESGEGTGLGLAICRRLLDLFGGRIGVEDAPGGGALFWFTVPLVPAVRPAPLALAGPPAARLRTLVAEDNPANQYLVRRFLERLGHEAIIVPSIGGATGQLEAEGFDLLILDRRLADADGLDLLRWVRARRDGDRISIIVVTAAVGDEARQEALAAGADQFLSKPYAIEDLASAIALARTARNP, via the coding sequence GTGCCAGACCGCGAGGCCCATCGCCCGCCCCGACCGTCCGACCGGCTGCCGCCCAGGCTTGCCGGGCGGCGCAGCACGGTCTGGGTGGCGGCTGCCGGGGTGGGCCTGGTGATCGTCGCGATCTGGGTGGCGATCCTGGCCGAGAGCAGGCAGGCCCACCGCCGCGAACTGGACTATGGCGGCAGCATCGTCGGCAACCTGGCGATCGCGTTTGCCGCCCATGTCGACCGCACGCTCCTTGGCATCGACCAGTCGCTGCTGGCGATCCGCGACGAGATGGAGCGGACGCCGGCCGGGCTGGATTTCGCCGCCGCCGTCGCCGGTGCGCCGGCCTTGCGCAACATCGACGTGGCGATCGTCGAGCTCGACCGGGAGGGGTTCCTGGTCGGCAGCAATCGCGGCCCGGCGGGCCAACCGACCAGCATGGCCGATTATTTCTTCTTTGCCGCGCACCAGTCCGGCGGCGACCGGCTGGTGGTGGGCGAACCGATCGTCAGCCCGATCACCCTGCGCTGCAATTTCTTCGCATCCCGCCCCATCCTCGACCGCAGCGGCCGGCAGACCGGCGTACTGGCGGTGTCGATCTCTCCCGGCTACCTGATCGACCTGTTCAACAGCGTCTCGCTCGGGGACAACGGGGCGGTGGCGTTGATCGGCGATTCCGGCATCGTCTGGGCGCGCGCCGGCAGCGCCCGGCCGGGCTGCGGGCGGCGGATGCAGGACCTGCCGGGCATGGTCACCGCCTATCGGCTGAACCAGGGCCTGCTCAGCGTGCCGAGCCCCCTCGACGGGGTGGAGCGGCTGGTCGGCTTCCACCGGGTGTCCGACCTGCCGCTGCAGGTGTTCGTCGGCATGGCCATGGGCGATGTGCTGGCCGACGCGCGGCGCGAAACCCTGCGCTATGTGGCGTTCGGCCTCGTCCTGACCGTGCTGCTGCTGGGCGGGATGACCTTCGTCGTCCGCGAGATGGCGCGGCGGCAGCGCATCCAGGCAACGCTCCGGCGCCTCAACCAGCGGCTGGTGGAGTCGCGCCGGATGGCCGAGGCCCGCAGCGATGAAATGGCCGCGGCGGTCATGCATGGCCGCGACGGCATCAGCATCTTCGATGCCGACCGGCGGCTCGTGCTGTCGAACTATGTCCATCGCCGTCTGCTGGGCTATCCAGAGGCGCTGGCCCGGCCCGGCACCCCGGCCTTGGAGCACATGCGCTTCCAGGCGGTCCGCGGCGATTTCGGCCCGACCGACGATGCCGAGGCCGAGGCCCAGCGGCAGTATCAGCAGTTCCGGACCGACACGCGCCTGCACTTCGAGCGGGTGTTTCCGGACGGCCGGCATATCCTCTACCGGCGGGCCATCACCCCGGCCGGCAGCATCGTCACCGTCTATCGCGACGTGACGGAGGAACGGCGCCAGGTCGCCGAGCTGCGCCAGGCGCGCACGGCGGCTGTCGTGGCGGCCGAGCGCAAGTCGGAACTGCTGGGCGTCGTCGGGCATGAGATCCGCACGCCGATGACCGGCATCCTGGGGTTCCTCAACCTCATGCGCGACACCCGGCTGACCACCGAGCAGCGCGGGTACCTGGATATCGCGACCTCGTCGTCGCGGGCGCTGCTGGCCCTGCTCGACGACCTGCTGACGCATTCGCGGATCGAGGCCGGGCGCCTCCAGTTGCAACTTGCCGACTGGCATCTCGATTCCCTGCTGCAGGACAGCGCGACGCTGTTTCGGTCGGTCGCCGCCCGGCGCGGGGTGGAGATCACGGTGACGGCGGCGCCGCGGCTGCCGGCCTGGCTGGTCACCGACGGCGTGCGGCTGCGCCAGGTGCTGGGCAACCTGCTGGCCAACGCCGTGCGCATGACCCGGGCCGGACGGATCACGATCACGGCCGATCCGGTCGAAGCGGGGGATGCGTGCTGGCTGCGCATCGCCGTGAGCGACCGGGGGCCGGGCGTGCCGGACGGCGAGAAGACCAGGATATTCGAGCCCTATGTCCAGGGTCGGGCGGCGGCCGAAAGCGGCGAGGGCACGGGCCTGGGCCTGGCGATCTGCCGCCGCCTGCTCGACCTGTTCGGCGGCCGGATCGGGGTGGAGGACGCGCCGGGCGGGGGCGCCTTGTTCTGGTTCACGGTGCCGCTCGTCCCGGCCGTGCGCCCGGCCCCGCTGGCGCTGGCCGGTCCGCCGGCTGCCCGGCTGCGGACCCTGGTGGCGGAGGACAATCCCGCCAACCAGTACCTGGTCCGCCGCTTCCTGGAACGGCTGGGCCACGAGGCGATCATCGTGCCGTCGATCGGCGGTGCTACCGGGCAGCTTGAGGCCGAAGGCTTCGACCTGCTCATCCTCGACCGCCGGCTGGCCGATGCCGACGGCCTGGACCTGCTGCGCTGGGTCCGCGCCCGGCGCGACGGCGATCGCATTTCGATCATCGTCGTGACCGCAGCCGTGGGTGACGAGGCCCGGCAGGAGGCGCTGGCGGCCGGCGCCGATCAGTTTCTCTCCAAGCCCTATGCGATCGAGGATCTGGCCAGCGCCATCGCGCTCGCCCGGACGGCAAGGAACCCATGA